A genomic segment from Actinoplanes sichuanensis encodes:
- a CDS encoding apurinic/apyrimidinic endonuclease family protein — protein MRLRHPSGRIVHLSCGISLDHAEDVSTAIDRLDAANSALRGHFGTGALTVALRLPYRLAAALADDGRARTRLRAELDARGLEVVTLSGAPGPEGGAADPTDWSDPARVRHTLDLARILVDLLPFEEVRGAIDTCGLGRSDDWDEGHRKAGARHLSRLSGGLADLAWRVGRAVRAGFQPGPGKVLDSPEQTVAALSRIDKDRLGICLDLVTVLRDWPGPEAGIDRITDAGLSVITARISDPAAAWQPVLRHLLAADTARTEYVDVDVTGTDEQRGTALAYVLDELTTLGLVPEQQPCTAP, from the coding sequence ATGCGGCTTCGACATCCCTCCGGCCGGATCGTGCACCTCAGTTGCGGCATCAGCCTAGACCACGCGGAGGACGTCTCCACCGCGATCGATCGGCTCGACGCGGCCAATTCGGCCCTGCGCGGGCACTTCGGCACCGGCGCCCTCACCGTTGCGCTCCGGTTGCCGTACCGGCTGGCTGCCGCCCTCGCCGACGACGGGCGTGCCCGCACCCGGCTGCGTGCCGAACTCGACGCCCGTGGGCTCGAGGTCGTCACGTTGAGCGGAGCGCCCGGTCCCGAGGGCGGCGCCGCCGATCCGACCGACTGGAGTGACCCGGCCCGCGTCCGGCACACCCTTGATCTGGCTCGCATCCTCGTCGACCTGTTGCCGTTCGAGGAGGTCCGCGGGGCGATAGACACCTGCGGGCTGGGGCGCTCCGACGACTGGGACGAGGGGCACCGGAAAGCCGGCGCCCGGCACCTGTCCCGGCTCTCCGGCGGGCTCGCCGACCTGGCCTGGCGGGTCGGGCGCGCGGTCCGGGCCGGATTCCAGCCCGGGCCCGGCAAGGTACTCGACAGTCCCGAGCAGACCGTCGCCGCGCTCAGCCGCATCGACAAGGACCGGCTCGGCATATGCCTCGACCTGGTCACCGTGCTCCGTGACTGGCCTGGTCCGGAGGCGGGCATCGACCGGATCACCGACGCCGGTCTCTCCGTCATCACCGCCCGGATCAGCGACCCGGCCGCCGCCTGGCAGCCCGTCCTGCGGCACCTGCTGGCCGCCGACACCGCGCGCACCGAGTACGTCGACGTCGACGTCACCGGCACCGACGAACAGCGGGGGACGGCTCTCGCGTACGTCCTCGATGAACTGACCACTCTCGGTCTGGTGCCCGAACAGCAACCCTGCACCGCGCCCTGA